From Clostridiaceae bacterium:
CCCGTTCCCATCCCGAACACGGAAGTTAAGCTTCTCAGTGCCGATGATACTAGGCTGGAGACGGCCTGGGAAAGTAGGTCTCTGCCAGATTTATATCAAGACTCTATGCTTGTTGCATAGAGTCTTGTTTTTTTATCTAGTTTTATCTCAAATTGGGTAGTATATATAATAAATTGATTTTCTTTACAAAGTTTTATTTACATATTAAAATGAATTAAAGTCTTAATGGAAATAACAGAATTTAAAAGGAGTAAACAAAAATTTATATATAAATTAAGGGTGTGAAAATTTAGATGTTGGATAAGGAAGATCTAAAAAAAAGAATATATGAATTGAAAAAAGAGAGGGAAGCAGTTATTGTTGCCCATAACTATCAGGTGGATGACGTTCAGGAAATAGCGGATATGGTTGGCGATTCATTTGCCTTGAGTAAATATTGTGCCGGCAGTACCGCAAAAGTAATAGTATTTTGCGGAGTACACTTCATGGCTGAAAGCGCTAAGATTTTATCTCCTGAAAAAACCGTACTGTTGCCAGAGATTGACGCTGGTTGTCCAATGGCAGATATGGTGACAGCAGATGAGTTGCGGGAAAAAAAGAAATTATATCCCAACGCCGCAGTTGTATGTTACATCAATTCATCAGCTGAAGTAAAGGCTGAGAGTGATGTATGTTGTACATCATCAAATGCTGTTAAGATAGTTAAGGCCGTTAAAGAAGAAGAAATAATTTTTGTTCCTGACAAGAATTTAGGCTGCTATATTTCAAAAATAGTACCTGAAAAGAAAATAGTTTTATGGGAAGGTTTTTGTGTCACTCATAACAGGGCTAAAGTTG
This genomic window contains:
- the nadA gene encoding quinolinate synthase NadA yields the protein MLDKEDLKKRIYELKKEREAVIVAHNYQVDDVQEIADMVGDSFALSKYCAGSTAKVIVFCGVHFMAESAKILSPEKTVLLPEIDAGCPMADMVTADELREKKKLYPNAAVVCYINSSAEVKAESDVCCTSSNAVKIVKAVKEEEIIFVPDKNLGCYISKIVPEKKIVLWEGFCVTHNRAKVDDVKKARLAHPDAILLVHPECSPEVVEMADFVGSTKQIIDYAKNSHHKKFIIGTEMGVLYNLKNSNPDKTFYLLSPGFICPNMKKTSLLSVYNALSENKYKIELNENIRQKAEKALARMLELSQ